The genomic stretch TGATCGATGTCGATTACTTTAAGCTGTATAACGATTACTACGGCCACCTTGAGGGCGATGAGGTGCTCAAATCGGTTGCGCAGGCTTTGGAGCAGATCGACTTTAGTGGCGATAAAGTAGTGGCCCGTTTTGGCGGTGAGGAGTTTTGTGTCGTTCTGGCCGGAGACCGTGAGCCTGATACCGGCCATTATGCCGCGCAATTATGTGCACAGATCCGTCAGTTGGCGATCCCACACCAGCGTTCCCCTTTAGGAGGAACGGTAACTGTCAGTATCGGTGGCGTCAACGCGTTTCAAGCGGGACTCGATGATTATCTGCACTTGTTCCATCATGCAGATGCCGCTCTGTATCAGGCTAAACATACCGGGCGGAATCGCTATCAAGTGCTCGACTGGCAACCTGGCAAACAGAAAAACCATATTGGCTCTCCTTTGCCACACAAATTAAGCTAAAAATACGATTTATCTAGTAAACCATTCTTTTACTCATTGAGTATTTTGTTGCTTTATATTAGTGTACTAGCCAACTAGTTTAATGGTATGTGTGAGTCGTAATGGCACAGAACAATTCTCGAGAAACCTTTGGATCCCGTCTGGGCTTTATTCTGGCTGCGGCCGGTGCTGCGGTCGGATTGGGCAATATCTGGGGGTTTCCTACTCAGGCCGCCAGTAATGGTGGCGGAGCCTTTCTGTTGGTCTATCTGATCCTTATCTTTGTGGTTGCCTATCCGATGTTGGTGGTCGAAATGGCAATTGGGCGCTATGGCCAGGCCAATCCGGTTGATAGTATGCACTCACTTAACGACAATCCTGTGGCCAAACGTATTGGTGGTTTGGTCGGTTGGATTGGTCTGAGTGTACCAAGTGCCGTGCTGGCTTTTTACAGCATTGTCGGCGGCTGGATCCTGTGCTACATGTTTGGCGCCATGAGTGATGTACTCGGTCTGACTGACGCTGCTGCATGGTTTAAAGGTTTTTCGGTTGAGCGTAATTTATTTGGTACCTTGCTGTTTTATGTCCTGACGATTCTGATTGTGCAGGGCGGAGTGAAGCAGGGAATTGAAAAGTGGTCGACCCGTTTAATGCCGGCGCTGTTTGTCCTGTTTGCCGTCCTGTTTGTCTACATCATGTTCCAGCAGGGGGGCGGTGGAGGGCTTACAGCATTATTTGCTCCCAGACTTTACCAAGATTTGGGATCGTGACCTGATTCTGGCCGCGATGGGGCAAGGCTTCTTTTCTCTCACCATTGGTGGTTGCTCAATGCTGATTTACGGTTCGTACCTGAGCAAAAAAGAGAATCTGCCGAAAATGGCGATGAGCGTCACCTTAGTCGATACAGCGGTCGCGTTTATTGCCGGTCTGGTCGTAATGCCGGCGATGTTTGTTGCGATGCACAAAGGGGTTGAAATCTATGCCCAGGATGGTTCTCTGCTCAGCTCGGACACGCTGGTGTTTACCGTTCTGCCACTGATGTTTGACAGCCTGGGGCTGCTTGGACAGTTGTTTGCGATTGTTTTCTTCCTGCTGCTGACGATAGCCGCTTTAACTTCATCGATTTCGATGCTGGAGTGTCCGGTTGCTCTGGTTAGTGAACGCCTGAATACCAAACGTACCCCCACCAGCTGGGTGCTGGGCAGTCTGATTGCGCTGTTTAGTGTGGTGATTGTGTATAATTTTGGCGCGCTGTTTGGTCTGGTGGCAAAGACAGCCACACAGTACCTGCAGCCGACTGCGGCGCTGATGTTCTGTCTGTTCGGTGGTTGGGTTTGGAAACGTAACGAGAAATTCAATGAGCTGCGCCAGGGATTTCCGGAGTTCAGTCACAGCCTGTTTGGCAGAATCTGGCCTTGGTACGTGCGTTTTGTCTGTCCGCTGCTGGTGATTACGGTTATCTGGGCATCATTTGGTTAACGCTGGCTGTGAGATAATGCACAACAAAAAGCCCCTGCACACGTGCAGGGGCTTTGTCTATCTGGTTCAGCGCTATAACGGATAACAAGCCGTTACAGCGGGGATGGAGGCATGATCTGGCCCGTGGTCAGCGGTTCGAGATCGGTATCAGCCACTTCTTCAATAAAGTCGCCGACAACCTGTTCGACCACATCATCACGCTGGGTAAAATAGGCCAGATGGAACACGGCATCGCCTTCATTAACCAGTGGCAGAGTTTGCTGACCAATCACAATACCGCCTTTATTAGCCTTGATTTCGACCTCTACGTTCCCCAGCGGGGAGTTGATATACGCCAGAACCTGACCTTTATCTACCCGATCGCCCAGCGACACCACAGTGCGCAGGATACCGTCTGCTTCGGCGCGCAGCCAACTGGTGGATTTGGCAATCACGGAGGTCGGCAGTTTCTTGCGGCTGGCTCGTAACATACCCACCGCCTGCATTACCCGTTTAACGCCCACAATGCCGGCATTAATGGCAATAGGCTCAAAGCGCAGTGCTTCACCGGCTTCATAGGTCAGGACGGTAATACCGGCTTTTTCTGCCTCACTGCGCAGTGAGCCGTTACGCAGCGGCGAATCAATCACTACCGGCGTTGCAAACGCCTGTGCGATACGTAATGTTTCTTCGTTGCTTAAATCGGCACGAATCTGCGGCAGGTTGGTGCGGTGAATGGCACCAGTATGCAGATCGATGATGTAATCGCAGTTGAGAGCAACCTGAGAAAAGAACGTATGCGCCATACGTGAGGCAAGCGAGCCTTTTTCGCTGCCCGGAAAGCAACGGTTGAGATCCCTGCGGTCCGGCAGGTAACGGGATTTATGAATAAAGCCAAACACATTGACGATCGGCACCGCTATCAGGGTGCCTTTGAGTTTTTTCGGGTCGATGGTGCTGTTGAGCTGGCGTACAATCTCAACGCCGTTGAGTTCATCGCCATGAATGGCGGCATTCACCATCAGGACCGGACCCGGTGCGTAACCATGGATGATTTCGACCGGAATTGACAGCGGTGAATGGGTGTAAAGCTTCGCCGCTTCCAGCTCGATGACTTTTCGGCTGGCTGGGGGAATGGTCTCCCCCAGAAATTGGTAGGGTATCTGTTTTCTGTTAGCCTTTACCACGTGTTTTAGTCCTTTTACTGGCCGCATTTTTTTCAATGAATTCGACAATCATTCCTGCGATGTCTTTTCCGGTTGCAGCTTCGATGCCTTCCAGGCCCGGCGATGAGTTGACTTCCATCACCAATGGTCCGCGCTCAGAGCGCAGCAGATCGACACCCGCGACATTGAGCCCCATCGCTTTCGCCGCGTCAATTGCGGTTTTACGTTCGGTCGGGGTTATCTTAATCAGTGAAGCCGTACCGCCACGATGCAGGTTAGAGCGGAATTCGCCTTCTGCGCCCTGACGTTTCATCGCTGCGATGACTTTGTCACCGATGACGAAGCAGCGGATATCAGCACCGCCGGCTTCTTTAATGTATTCCTGTACCATGATGTTGGCTTTCAGGCCCATAAAGGCCTCGATAACGCTTTCCGCTGCTTTACGGGTTTCGGCCAGAACCACACCAATACCTTGTGTGCCTTCCAGCAGTTTGATCACCACTGGCGCGCCGCCCACCATGTCGAGCAGGTCTTTGACATCATCCGGTTTGCTGGCAAAGCCGGTAATTGGCATACCGATGCCTTTACGGGACAGCAGCTGCATCGAGCGCAGTTTGTCGCGTGAACGGCTGATAGCCACCGATTCGTTGACCGGATAAACCCCCATCATCTCGAACTGGCGCAGGACAGCAGTACCATAAAAGGTGACCGAGGCACCGATACGTGGAATGATGGCGTCAAAGCCGGAGAGCTGTTCACCCTTAAAGTGAATTTCCGGCTCTTGTGAATTGATATTCATATAACAACGCAGGGCATCGATCACTTTGACCTCGTGGCCGCGTTGCTTACAAGCCTCGATCAAGCGCTTAGTTGAATACAAAGACGAATTACGAGACAGAATACCAATTTTCATTATTTACACTCCTCGAAAGGGATCAAAAACGATGCTGTAGGATCGACAATGATTCTGTGGTGCATTGCGGTGCGCCCCAGCAGCATACGGAAAGCCATGTTTTCACGGTTGGTCAGGGTAATTTCTGCCGGCCAGGTTTGTCCGCCCAGACAGATCTCAGACTGAACCACATAGCGGGTTTCTTCATGGCCTCCTGAGTCACGTACCGTGCGCTCATCGACCACTTTAGCTTCACACACGACGACGTCGGCGTCATTATGTTGGATTGGGTGCATCCAGAAACGAACCCAAAGTTCATCTTGGTTACGAAAGCTCTCGATCTTAAATGCATGTAAGCAAGATGTTCGGGCTCCGGTATCGATCTTTGCGTTAATTTTATCAATGCCTAAAGCTGGAAGGCTGAGAGTTTCTCGCCATCCGACAATCATTTTTTCTTTCATTGCAGTTCATTATTTGGAGAATTTCAGACACGGATCTGGCCATCAGACGTAAGAGTCGAACGTAAAGCCGCATCCCCGATACCACATCATAATGGCGTTATCGCTTGAATAGAGTTTGGTGATTAACTCAGGGAACTTCAAGGAGGCGAACTCTATCAGTGATTAATCAATATTAGCTAACGAATAAAATTTTCCGTATCGACAAAAAATATTAATAACTTATTTGTGAGCTGCCACGCAAGAAAGTCGCTGTGTGCCGGCCAATAAGCCTGTGGGCAGGGAGAAGGAAAAGCAGCCGGGACGCGATGTCCCGGCTGAGGGGGATCAGTCTTTGGCCGGAATGTTTTCCAGCAGGGCGACCATTTGTTGCCAGAACAGACCCACGGTATCTATCTTGACCTTTTCGTCCGGGGAGTGAGGAAATTTAATCGTCGGACCGAAAGAGACCATGTCCATGTCCGGATACGGCTTTTTAAACAGACCGCATTCCAGGCCGGCATGAATGACCATGATGTTGGGCTTATGGCCGTAGATGCCTTGATACATATCGCGGAAAATCTGCATGATTTCTGAGTCCGCATCCGGCTTCCAGCCCGGGTAAGCGCCTGAGAACGTGATCTCAGCACCGGCCAGTTCAGCGACGGAAGCCAGCATGCCTTCCGTCTGGCTGCGGCCGGAATCGATGAGGGAGCGAATCAGGCACAATACCTTGATCGTATCCTGTTCTGAGGTAATCACACCGAGATTGAGAGAGGTTTCCACGACACCTTCAATTTCATCACTCATGCGCATCACGCCGTTCGGGCAGGCATTGAGTGCGGCGATCAGGCGCTGTTGATCGGCCAGTATCAGCACTTCTGCCTGGCTGTCGGATGCTTGGTTATAGCCAACCAGATTGGTTTCGATTCGGCCCAGCTCGCTTTGCAGCAGTGCGATATACGCCTGGAACAAACTATCAAGTTTATCCTGGTTGGTGGCCGGCACCGCCAGTGTCACAAACGCTTCACGCGGAATGGCGTTACGCAGGCTGCCGCCACGAAATTCAATCAAGCGCAGGTCCAGCTCAGCGGCGTGAGCGGCAAGAAAACGCGCCAGCAGCTTGTTGGCATTGCCGCGTCCGGTATGGATATCGACACCGGAGTGACCGCCTTTCAGACCTTTCAGGATCAGTTGACGAGTGACGTAACCGGCCGGTTGTGCCTCACGGCGGATGTTAAACGTCAGCGCTGCATCTACGCCACCGGCACAACCCATGTAAACTTCGCCTTCCTGCTCGGAGTCGGTGTTGAGCAGGATATCGCCTTCCAGCCAGCCGGCTTCAAGGCCGAAAGCCCCGCTCATACCGGCTTCTTCATCGATGGTCAGCAGGACTTGCAGTGGTCCGTGTTTGATCTCATCGGATGCCAGCACCGCCAGACAGGTTGCCATGCCAATGCCGTTATCGGCACCTAATGTGGTGCCTTTCGCTGTCACCCACTCACCATCAATGTACGGCTGGATAGGATCGCGGAGGAAGTCATGATCGGTGTCTTCATTCTTTTGCGGCACCATATCGATATGAGCCTGCAGCACGACCGCTTTCTTATGCTCCATGCCCTGAGTGGCCGGTTTCTTGATAAACACGTTACCGGTCGGATCACGACGGACTGCCAAACCCTGATCTTCAGCCCAGCGGATGATAGCTTGGGCTAACGCTTCTTCATGTTTAGACGGATGAGGGATCGAACAGATCATATCGAAAAACTGCCAGACAGGCGCAGGTGATAATTTACTGATTTCAGAATGGAACTCAGACACAGTTAACTCCTTTTGCATAACATTTCCCGAATTTTTACTGGTTATTTTTTAATTTCCGGAGAAATTAACTGATATCGGGCTGTGACATGGTGAATCTACACAAGAGCATATCACTATGCGCAGAGAGGGTGTAGTGCTATTCATTACCGTATACATTCCGGTTAGCACAGTCGTGTTTGCTGCGCTGTAATCTGAATCACACTATAAGCAACTCATTGCTTTCATGAAGTGATTTTTTAGCATTCAGACTGATTGTCTTGTAATTTAATTACCAAAAAATTCAAATTAAAGTCACTTTGTGTGATTTATGTGATTTTTGTCACCCTGTGTATTGTAATAAAATTTCTTGGTGGTATATTTATAACCACTTCGCAAGCGAAGCAAAAATGCTCAAAGGATGAGTCCGATTTATCGCCTCCAGGGAACCGAGAAATCAAAACACAATGTTTGGTTTATAAAGGTGATAGTAATGAGTAAAGGTTTATCGTCTGTAAAGTTCTGGCAAAAACGTGCTGTATTTACCGGGAACTTTGCATATCCGGCAAGTTTTGGTTATTGAGATCAAACTTGCTTCCTGAACAGTTTTGTTCACCCCTAAATTGGAATTTATTTTTAATCAATTTGATTAATAGAATTCTCCGCCACCTGAGTTCAGGTGGCGTTTTTTTTGCCTGTTGATCCGGTTTGTTATCGCGCCTGGGATGACTGAGGATCCAGCCGGACCAGGGGAAAAGGTGTGATGCGGGAGGTGGGGATCAGGAGGCGATGCGCGCTTCACCGATAAAATAGCCCTGTTCATCAAAGCGTTTGATCTCACCGTTTTCCTGCACAATAGTGATATAGCGGATATCGGAAAACTGCCAGTTACGCCACTGGTAGACAAATTTGTGATTCTCAACCCACCAGTAGCCTTCATCCATATCATTCGGCCGTTCTGAAATACCCAGCAGCTTACCGTCCGCCTGCAGAGTAATACGATAAGGAATATTGAAGCAGTCTTTCGTCAGCAGGGTCTGATTGGTCAGTGCGGCCCGGATTTGCGCGCTATCAAGTGGTGCGCTGGCACAATCCTCAATACGTGGGATCGGCAGAATCTGTTTGGCAATCGCGGCCAGCTGTTTGATGCCTTCGCGGATGTTCTCACAACGGATCGACTGAAAGCTGAGACGAAAGCTGTTGTTTTTATGATCGCAACTAAAGTATTTGGCCCCGTTATTGATCAGGATGCCGTGTTCTTGTGCCAGTTGCTCAAAACGTTCGGCATCGAAACCCTGCTTGTACTCTACCCAGAATGCGGTCCCGGCCAGTGACGGGATCGCGCCGGATTGCGGGAAGTAGTAATTCATCGCTTTTTCCATCGTCAGCCATTTGTCGCGATAGCGTTTGAGCAGTTTTTGCGCCAGCACGTCGTAATACCCCAGACTGAGAAACAGCGCCAGTGTCTGGCAGTTACTTTTCGGAGGCAGACTGTGGGTACGTACCTGCAGCGATTTTATCTGTGCGATCAGCGGCGCTGCTGCGACAATAAAGCCAATCCGCAGCCCGGGGGCAATGCTGGACGTAAAACTGGAAATATAGATGATGCGTTCGCTCTGATACTCGCAGCGCAGCGGCGGACAACTGTGTTCCATGAAGTTAATGTCATGCTCGAAGTCATCTTCAATCACCAGAAAATCATGCTGCTCAGCGTAACTCATCAAAGCCTTGCGTCGCTCGGTGGACATGCGCACCGTAGTTGGAAACTGGTTGCTCGGCGTGGTGTACACCACATCGGCAGAGCTGAGGCGTTCATCGATCACCATGCCGTTGCGATCGACTTCGATCGGCATAACCCGGGCACGCCGTGCCTGAAACTGATGCAGGGCTTCCGGGTAGCCCGGATTTTCCATGGCGACACAACTGCGTTTAGACACCAGCAGTTTGGACAGGAAATAGAGGCTGTTCTGGCTGCCGAGTGTGATGGCGATGTTTTCCTTGCCGACAAAGATCCCACGCTTGGTGAGTACCCGGGTGCGGATCTGTTCGATCAGTTCATGGTAATCATGATCGTCCGAGGTCCAGCTGCGATGGTTGCTTTTATTGAGTGATTGAATACTGCATTTGCGCCATTCCGAAACCGGAAACAGATCCTCATCCACCATGCCGCTGACAAACAGGTAAGGATACTGGTTGAGGTTTTTCACTGCGATGTCTGAGACGGTATGCTCGGCATTGAGATAGTTGACCCAGTTGAGGCTTTGGCTGGCGGGGTGCTGTTGCTGCTCGCCGGATGGCACTTGCAGTTCTAGTTGCGGGTTGACGTAGTAGCCCTTGCGCTCAATCGGGACCAGAACGCCTTCTTCCGCTAACTGTTCATACACGCGCAATATGGTGTTACGAGAGACTTTTAGCTGCTCTGCCAGACGGCGTGACGACATGATACTGGTATTTTTGGGGACAAAGCCGGCAAAGATGGCTTTGGCTATGTCACCTTTGATTTGATCCTGCAGGGTTCGCGAATCTTGTGGGTCGATATGGATAAATTGGTACAGCATAGCTTTCCTGCTTATCAAAGAGTCGAATCCGTTCAGAATCAACGACAGCGGGAGAGAAAAGATGTGCATTGCTGCACATCTTTTTTAAAGCATCGTTGAAGCTCAGATTAACGACTGAAGTTCCTTGGTGATGATCTCCAGGCCTTTGGTGATCAGCTCCGGCTCGATAGTCAGTGGTGGCAGGAAACGAATCACGTTACCTTTCACACCACATGAGAGCAGGATCACGCCCTGATGATGACACTTTAATACCAGTTGTTTGGTCAGATCTGCAAGTGGTTGTTTTGTTTCAGGATCGTTTAGCTCAATTGCGATCATCGCGCCGACCTGACGAATATCTCCGATTTGTGGGATCGTTTTCTGCATCTCGAGCAAACTTTCTTTAAATTGTAGGCCGACATGCTGGGCTTTTTCACACAAATTCTCATCTTTAATGATGCCAATCACTTCCAGTGCTGCGCGACAAGCCAGTGGTGAACCCGCGTAAGTACCGCCGATACCGCCCGGAGTGGCAGAATCCATGATGTCGGCTTTACCGACCACACCTGACAGCGGGAAGCCGCCAGCGATGCCTTTCGCCATGGTAATAAGGTCTGGTTTCGCATCATAGTATTCACACGCAAACACT from Vibrio ostreae encodes the following:
- a CDS encoding succinylglutamate desuccinylase/aspartoacylase family protein, with amino-acid sequence MRPVKGLKHVVKANRKQIPYQFLGETIPPASRKVIELEAAKLYTHSPLSIPVEIIHGYAPGPVLMVNAAIHGDELNGVEIVRQLNSTIDPKKLKGTLIAVPIVNVFGFIHKSRYLPDRRDLNRCFPGSEKGSLASRMAHTFFSQVALNCDYIIDLHTGAIHRTNLPQIRADLSNEETLRIAQAFATPVVIDSPLRNGSLRSEAEKAGITVLTYEAGEALRFEPIAINAGIVGVKRVMQAVGMLRASRKKLPTSVIAKSTSWLRAEADGILRTVVSLGDRVDKGQVLAYINSPLGNVEVEIKANKGGIVIGQQTLPLVNEGDAVFHLAYFTQRDDVVEQVVGDFIEEVADTDLEPLTTGQIMPPSPL
- the rimK gene encoding 30S ribosomal protein S6--L-glutamate ligase → MKIGILSRNSSLYSTKRLIEACKQRGHEVKVIDALRCYMNINSQEPEIHFKGEQLSGFDAIIPRIGASVTFYGTAVLRQFEMMGVYPVNESVAISRSRDKLRSMQLLSRKGIGMPITGFASKPDDVKDLLDMVGGAPVVIKLLEGTQGIGVVLAETRKAAESVIEAFMGLKANIMVQEYIKEAGGADIRCFVIGDKVIAAMKRQGAEGEFRSNLHRGGTASLIKITPTERKTAIDAAKAMGLNVAGVDLLRSERGPLVMEVNSSPGLEGIEAATGKDIAGMIVEFIEKNAASKRTKTRGKG
- a CDS encoding aminoacyl-histidine dipeptidase, with the translated sequence MSEFHSEISKLSPAPVWQFFDMICSIPHPSKHEEALAQAIIRWAEDQGLAVRRDPTGNVFIKKPATQGMEHKKAVVLQAHIDMVPQKNEDTDHDFLRDPIQPYIDGEWVTAKGTTLGADNGIGMATCLAVLASDEIKHGPLQVLLTIDEEAGMSGAFGLEAGWLEGDILLNTDSEQEGEVYMGCAGGVDAALTFNIRREAQPAGYVTRQLILKGLKGGHSGVDIHTGRGNANKLLARFLAAHAAELDLRLIEFRGGSLRNAIPREAFVTLAVPATNQDKLDSLFQAYIALLQSELGRIETNLVGYNQASDSQAEVLILADQQRLIAALNACPNGVMRMSDEIEGVVETSLNLGVITSEQDTIKVLCLIRSLIDSGRSQTEGMLASVAELAGAEITFSGAYPGWKPDADSEIMQIFRDMYQGIYGHKPNIMVIHAGLECGLFKKPYPDMDMVSFGPTIKFPHSPDEKVKIDTVGLFWQQMVALLENIPAKD
- a CDS encoding aminotransferase-like domain-containing protein translates to MLYQFIHIDPQDSRTLQDQIKGDIAKAIFAGFVPKNTSIMSSRRLAEQLKVSRNTILRVYEQLAEEGVLVPIERKGYYVNPQLELQVPSGEQQQHPASQSLNWVNYLNAEHTVSDIAVKNLNQYPYLFVSGMVDEDLFPVSEWRKCSIQSLNKSNHRSWTSDDHDYHELIEQIRTRVLTKRGIFVGKENIAITLGSQNSLYFLSKLLVSKRSCVAMENPGYPEALHQFQARRARVMPIEVDRNGMVIDERLSSADVVYTTPSNQFPTTVRMSTERRKALMSYAEQHDFLVIEDDFEHDINFMEHSCPPLRCEYQSERIIYISSFTSSIAPGLRIGFIVAAAPLIAQIKSLQVRTHSLPPKSNCQTLALFLSLGYYDVLAQKLLKRYRDKWLTMEKAMNYYFPQSGAIPSLAGTAFWVEYKQGFDAERFEQLAQEHGILINNGAKYFSCDHKNNSFRLSFQSIRCENIREGIKQLAAIAKQILPIPRIEDCASAPLDSAQIRAALTNQTLLTKDCFNIPYRITLQADGKLLGISERPNDMDEGYWWVENHKFVYQWRNWQFSDIRYITIVQENGEIKRFDEQGYFIGEARIAS
- a CDS encoding ATP-dependent zinc protease family protein — translated: MKEKMIVGWRETLSLPALGIDKINAKIDTGARTSCLHAFKIESFRNQDELWVRFWMHPIQHNDADVVVCEAKVVDERTVRDSGGHEETRYVVQSEICLGGQTWPAEITLTNRENMAFRMLLGRTAMHHRIIVDPTASFLIPFEECK